Proteins encoded within one genomic window of Oryza brachyantha chromosome 7, ObraRS2, whole genome shotgun sequence:
- the LOC102705269 gene encoding anthocyanidin 3-O-glucosyltransferase 2-like, whose product MATPAPALVLLPEWGAGHLMSMVESCKRVLLAGGGWDFSITLLVMRPPTAEATSEVEAHVRREAASGLDIRFHRLPAVEPPADAVGVEEFIARYIHLHAPHVRDAVAGMGCPVAALVLDMFAAPMVDVARDFGVPSYVFMSSTGAMLALMLHLPVLHELVTVEFDEVDGEVDVPGLPPLPPASMPCPVVDKKSPNYTWFMHLGDRFMDATGIIANTADELEPGPLAAITDGRCVPGRTAPPVYPIGPVLSLGSGNAKDNPKPPHECIAWLDGQPPASVVFLCFGSMGWFEAPQVVEITAALERSGHRFLWVLRGPPPAAESGAGAPDGSEHPTDANLDELLPDGFLERTRGRGLVWPTWAPQKDILAHRAVGGFVTHGGWNSVLESLWHGVPMAPWPLYAEQHLNAFELVADMGVAVPLKVDTKRDNFVEAAELERAVRSLMEHGASSGEEGRKAREKAAEMKAVCRSAVAEGGSSHAALRRLSAALHDGAAVPKK is encoded by the coding sequence ATGgcgacgcccgcgccggcgctggTGCTCCTGCCGGAGTGGGGCGCCGGCCACCTGATGTCCATGGTCGAGTCCTGCAAGCGCgtgctcctcgccggcggcgggtgggACTTCTCCATCACGCTGCTCGTCATGCGCCCGCCCACCGCCGAGGCGACCTCCGAGGTCGAGGCGCACGTCCGCCGCGAGGCCGCGTCGGGCCTCGACATCCGCTtccaccgcctccccgccgtggAGCCacccgccgacgccgtcggcgtGGAGGAGTTCATCGCGCGATACATACACCTCCACGCGCCGCACGTCcgggacgccgtcgccgggatGGGTTGCCCCGTCGCCGCGCTCGTGCTCGACATGTTCGCCGCGCCCATGGTCGACGTGGCGCGCGACTTCGGCGTGCCGTCATACGTGTTCATGTCGTCCACCGGTGCCATGCTCGCGCTCATGCTGCACCTCCCCGTGCTGCACGAGCTGGTCACCGTGGAGTTCGACGAGGTGGACGGGGAGGTCGACGTGCCTGGCTTGCCGCCTCTGCCGCCGGCGTCCATGCCGTGCCCGGTGGTGGACAAGAAGAGCCCCAACTACACGTGGTTCATGCACCTCGGCGACCGCTTCATGGACGCCACGGGCATCATTGCGAACACCGCAGACGAGCTGGAGCCGGGGCCTCTCGCCGCCATCACCGACGGCCGGTGCGTGCCGGGGCGCACTGCACCGCCCGTGTACCCCATTGGTCCCGTGCTCTCGCTCGGCAGCGGCAACGCCAAGGACAACCCCAAGCCGCCGCATGAGTGCATCGCATGGCTCGACGGgcagccgccggcgtcggTAGTGTTCCTCTGCTTCGGGAGCATGGGCTGGTTCGAGGCGCCGCAGGTGGTGGAGATAACCGCCGCGCTCGAGCGGTCCGGCCACCGATTCCTCTGGGTCCTGCGtggcccgccgcccgccgcagagtcaggcgccggcgcgccggaCGGGTCGGAGCACCCGACGGACGCGAACCTCGACGAGCTCCTCCCCGACGGCTTCCTGGAGAGGACCAGAGGGAGGGGCCTCGTGTGGCCGACGTGGGCGCCGCAGAAGGACATCCTCGCGCACCGCGCCGTGGGAGGGTTCGTGACGCACGGCGGCTGGAACTCGGTGCTGGAGAGCCTGTGGCACGGCGTGCCCATGGCGCCGTGGCCGCTGTACGCGGAGCAGCACCTGAACGCGTTCGAGCTCGTGGCCGACATGGGCGTGGCCGTGCCGCTGAAGGTGGACACGAAGCGGGACAACTtcgtggaggcggcggagctggaGCGCGCGGTGAGGTCCCTGATGGAGCACGGCGCGTCgtcgggggaggaggggaggaaggcgagggagaaggcggcggagATGAAGGCCGTGTGCCGGAGCGCCGTGGCGGAGGGCGGCTCGTCGCACGCCGCGCTGCGGAGGCTCTCCGCGGCGCTgcacgacggcgcggcggtccCCAAGAAATGA
- the LOC102719310 gene encoding anthocyanidin 3-O-glucosyltransferase 2-like — protein MAKPTVVLLPVWGAGHLMSMLDAGKLLLGCGGGVSLTVLIMQPPREEYATAVAAAVRREEASGLDIRFHHLPAVEPQADFVGVEDFVSRFVQLHAAHVRAAISGLACPVAGLVIDFFCTTLLDVSRELGVRTYVYYTSNAAGLALFLRLPALEEEVTVEFEEMEGDVDIPGLPPLPPSSLPMPVMDKKSPNYTWFVYHGRRFMEADGIIVNTVAEIEQSVFAAIADGRVTRGVRAPPVYPVGPVTSFAAPSEEKQPHECVRWLDAQPPASVVLLCFGSMGSFAPPQVHEVADGLERSGHRFLWVLRGPPPAGSRHPTDANPDELLPEGFLERTGARGLVWPTWAPQKEILAHAAVGGFVTHGGWNSTLESLWFGVPMVPWPLYAEQHMNAFTLVAAMGVAVAMKVDRKRGNFVEASELERAVRSLMGGGSEEGRKAREKAMELKAACRKAVEEGGSSYMAVRKLYDELYTGASK, from the coding sequence ATGGCAAAGCCGACCGTCGTTTTGCTGCCCGTCTGGGGCGCCGGCCACCTCATGTCCATGCTCGACGCCGGCAAGCTCCTgctcggctgcggcggcggcgtgtcgCTCACGGTGCTCATCATGCAGCCGCCGAGGGAGGAGTACGcgaccgccgtcgccgccgccgtgcgccgggAGGAGGCTTCCGGGCTCGACATCCGTTtccaccacctccccgccgtgGAGCCCCAGGCCGACTTTGTGGGCGTCGAGGATTTCGTCTCCCGCTTCGTGCAGCTCCACGCGGCCCACGTGAGGGCGGCCATCTCCGGCCTGGCCTGCCCGGTCGCCGGCCTCGTCATCGACTTCTTCTGCACGACGCTGCTCGACGTGTCCCGGGAGCTCGGCGTCCGGACCTACGTGTACTACACCTCCAATGCCGCCGGCCTCGCGCTCTTCCTGCGCTTGCCGGCGCTCGAGGAGGAGGTCACCGTGGAGTTCGAGGAGATGGAAGGCGACGTTGACATCCCTGGActgccgccgttgccgccgtcgtcgctgccgaTGCCGgtgatggacaagaagagccCGAATTACACGTGGTTCGTGTACCACGGCAGGCGTTTCATGGAAGCCGACGGTATTATCGTCAACACGGTCGCTGAGATCGAGCAGAGCGTtttcgccgccatcgccgacggcCGCGTCACTCGTGGAGTCCGTGCCCCGCCGGTATATCCGGTAGGCCCGGTGACCTCGTTCGCCGCGCCCTCCGAGGAGAAGCAGCCGCACGAGTGCGTCCGGTGGCTCGACGCACAGCCTCCGGCCTCCGTCGTGCTCCTCTGCTTCGGAAGCATGGGTAGCTTCGCGCCGCCACAGGTGCACGAGGTGGCAGACGGCCTGGAGCGCAGCGGGCACCGCTTCCTGTGGGTGCTGCGCGGCCCTCCGCCCGCCGGCAGCCGGCATCCCACCGACGCAAATCCCGACGAGCTCCTCCCGGAGGGTTTCCTGGAGAGGACGGGCGCGAGGGGCCTCGTGTGGCCGACGTGGGCGCCGCAGAAGGAGATCCTCGCGCACGCCGCCGTGGGAGGCTTCGTGACGCACGGCGGGTGGAACTCGACGCTGGAGAGCCTGTGGTTCGGCGTGCCGATGGTGCCGTGGCCGCTGTACGCGGAGCAGCACATGAACGCGTTCACGCTGGTGGCCGCCATGGGTGTGGCCGTGGCCATGAAGGTGGATAGGAAGCGGGGCAACTTCGTGGAGGCGTCGGAGCTGGAGCGGGCGGTGCGGTCCCTGATGGGTGGTGGGtcggaggaggggaggaaggcgAGGGAGAAGGCCATGGAGTTGAAGGCGGCGTGCAGGAAGGCCGTCGAGGAGGGCGGGTCGTCGTACATGGCGGTGCGCAAGCTCTACGACGAGCTTTACACAGGAGCTTCCAAATAG
- the LOC102705548 gene encoding anthocyanidin 3-O-glucosyltransferase 2-like, whose translation MAPGPATATPPTTVVLIPFCVSGHLTPMLEVGKRMLLRSGGNDRAMSLTVLLAQLPAAQRAPDFDDAIRTEAEKAASSGYDVRFHCLPAEKLPEFRGGEDFISRFMQQHASHAREAIAGLESRVAAVVLDLFCTTFLDVTRELGLPGYVYFTSAASMLAFMLRLPALDREVAVDFEEMEGAVDLPGLPPVPAALLPAPVMKKDHNYTWLVYHGDRFLEAAGIIVNTVAELEPGVLEAIADGRCVPGRRVPPIYTVGPVLSLKPPPEKPHECVQWLDAQPRVSVVLLCFGSMGSFAPPQVLEIADGLERSGHRFLWVLRGRPPAGSAYPTDANVEELLPEGFLERTKGRGLVWSKWAPQKEILAHRAVGGFVTHCGWNSTLESLWDGVPLVPWPLYAEQHLNAFELVAAMGVAVAMEVDRKRDNFVEAAELERAVRCLMDEGSEEGRKAREKATEAKAACRNAVEEDGSSYMAMQKLTKEMAYPRGYENF comes from the coding sequence ATGGCTCCAGGTCCAGCTACGGCGACCCCGCCGACGACGGTGGTGCTCATCCCGTTCTGCGTCTCCGGCCACCTCACGCCCATGCTGGAGGTCGGCAAGCGGATGCTCCTCCGCAGCGGCGGCAACGACCGCGCCATGTCGCTCACCGTGCTCCTCGCGCAGCTGCCGGCGGCCCAACGCGCGCCCGACTTCGACGACGCCATCCGGACGGAGGCGGAGAAGGCGGCCTCCTCCGGCTACGACGTCCGGTTCCACTGCCTCCCCGCCGAGAAGCTCCCGGagttccgcggcggcgaggacttCATCTCCCGGTTCATGCAGCAGCACGCGTCGCACGCCAGGGAGGCGATCGCCGGCCTGGAgtcccgcgtcgccgccgtcgtgttgGACTTGTTCTGCACCACGTTCCTCGACGTCACCCGCGAGCTCGGCCTGCCCGGGTACGTGTACTTCACGTCCGCCGCCTCCATGCTCGCGTTTATGCTGCGGTTGCCGGCGCTGGACCGGGAGGTGGCCGTGGATTTCGAGGAGATGGAAGGCGCCGTCGACTTACCCGGGCTGCCGCCGGTGCCGGCTGCTCTGTTGCCGGCGCCTGTGATGAAGAAGGATCACAATTACACGTGGCTCGTGTACCACGGTGACCGCTTCCTGGAGGCCGCGGGGATCATAGTCAACACGGTGGCCGAGCTCGAGCCGGGCGTCCTCGAGGCCATCGCCGACGGCCGGTGCGTGCCGGGACGCCGCGTTCCGCCCATCTACACGGTCGGTCCCGTGCTGTCGTTGAAGCCGCCGCCCGAGAAGCCGCACGAGTGCGTGCAGTGGCTCGACGCGCAGCCGCGAGTCTCCGTCGTGCTGCTCTGCTTCGGGAGCATGGGCAGCTTCGCGCCGCCACAGGTGCTCGAGATAGCCGACGGCCTCGAGCGCAGCGGGCACCGCTTCCTGTGGGTGCTgcgcggccggccgccggccggctcGGCGTACCCGACGGACGCCAACGTGGAGGAGCTTCTCCCGGAGGGGTTCTTGGAGAGGACCAAGGGGAGGGGCCTCGTGTGGTCCAAGTGGGCGCCGCAGAAGGAGATCCTCGCCcaccgcgccgtcggcggATTCGTGACGCACTGCGGGTGGAACTCGACGCTGGAGAGCCTGTGGGACGGCGTGCCGCTGGTGCCATGGCCGCTGTACGCGGAGCAGCACCTGAACGCGTTCGAGCTCGTGGCCGCTATGGGCGTCGCGGTGGCCATGGAAGTGGACAGGAAGCGCGACAACTTCGTCGAGGCGGCTGAGCTGGAGCGGGCGGTGCGGTGCCTGATGGACGAGGGGtcggaggaggggaggaaggcgAGGGAGAAGGCCACGGAGGCGAAGGCCGCGTGCCGGAACGCCGTGGAGGAAGACGGGTCATCGTACATGGCGATGCAGAAGCTCACGAAGGAGATGGCCTATCCACGTGGTTatgaaaatttctaa
- the LOC121054995 gene encoding uncharacterized protein LOC121054995, whose product MPCMMVQSAGIRSLRREMETRRRRPELAPTGRVAEKSPKASAPRPRSSTSPPTTTPPAPCSAGAAADPRARVVLPSSADERCVILALPAPVPSRRPAAAAELPMIKKGTQVSVRTRVGEVSSGVHLVLSLDAVVVSDEEDGFLDVVYKAKFPLDDPFRPVRVATDKVMVIPPAAPSIASTTTTKAAAPRCSKSADKGGARPATVAGK is encoded by the coding sequence ATGCCTTGCATGATGGTGCAATCCGCCGGCATCAGAAGTCTCCGCCGCGAGATGGAgaccaggaggaggaggccggagctcGCGCCGACGGGACGTGTCGCGGAGAAGTCGCCCAAGGCCAGCGCTCCACGCCCCCGTTCGTccacgtcaccgccgacgacgaccccGCCCGCGCCatgcagcgccggcgccgcggcggatcCCCGGGCGCGCGTCGTCCTGCCATCATCCGCCGACGAGCGCTGCGTCATCTTGGCCCTGCCGGCTCCCGTCCCTTCGAgacgccccgccgccgccgccgagctgccGATGATCAAGAAGGGCACGCAGGTGAGCGTGCGCACTCGTGTCGGGGAGGTCAGCTCGGGGGTCCACCTCGTGCTCAGCCTCGACGCGGTCGTCGTctccgacgaggaggacggctTCCTCGACGTCGTCTACAAGGCGAAGTTCCCGCTCGACGATCCCTTCCGCCCCGTGCGTGTTGCCACGGACAAAGTTATGGTGatcccgccggccgcgccgtccATCGCTTCCACCACAACTACCAAAGCCGCCGCGCCACGATGCTCCAAGTCGGCGGACAAGGGCGGCGCGAGACCGGCGACCGTCGCCGGCAAATGA